A stretch of the Drosophila sulfurigaster albostrigata strain 15112-1811.04 chromosome 2L, ASM2355843v2, whole genome shotgun sequence genome encodes the following:
- the LOC133834883 gene encoding Krueppel homolog 1 isoform X2 produces MVYYSANQLLIKTEQPNQSQYCIQTPLITTSSGIGSSLAPTNGNEHYELLQTPQQRQLQLQEHQQLTNYQLVLQQQQHESIINITSSSAGAPVSAAQPQIKSELPHAFEAATLSKATTVAAASRKPNTNKPQFKCEQCGMTFGSKSAHTSHTKSHAKNTDMALSLKGSGALGTGATALPIELNDAGLPIGIPKSPTIKPMANVAAGADPYQCNVCQKTFAVPARLIRHYRTHTGERPFECEFCHKLFSVKENLQVHRRIHTKERPYKCDVCGRAFEHSGKLHRHMRIHTGERPHKCSVCDKTFIQSGQLVIHMRTHTGEKPYKCPEAGCGKGFTCSKQLKVHSRTHTGEKPYHCDICFRDFGYNHVLKLHRVQHYGAKCYKCTICDETFKNKKEMEAHIKGHANEIPDDEVEGSAAAASSSSTSSTSVISNSESSNNSPPGSPQAVKKSRQSRSIKVAAVVAAEPSPSPSRSPFSPSSISSTYSPLSSRASPQPQLVATSVTTEPEALSCDSGVSSAQHVHNYPDEELPTDLSMQQPPSQMMYYQQQPPAIGLPCLVDLQTPPQHSSVSGLTINPALLEAASIARLDHDNDLDDRKNTNSNAHDHNEDENDVQTAAWQMMQLRRGHGVSPTSTASPPSTQNSNQSTMQLNDLSANYDDAHEANVLIDHFKRGDLARHGLHKGYAPVPKYESALPNSDIVRRVEAAIGLRSSTESPERSSSPESDSLMMADRNVMTLPLRKRKHYMNEGEPTIGISRSSGESAATITSVVPSSSVTPDATNGAKVMRMSSVIQFAKAS; encoded by the exons ATGGTGTACTACTCAGCTAATCAGTTGCTGATAAAGACAGAGCAACCCAACCAGTCACAGTATTGCATTCAGACACCGCTCATTACGACGAGCAGTGGTATTGGGAGTAGCTTAGCCCCGACTAACGGGAATGAGCATTACGAGCTGTTGCAGACACCACAGCAACGACAGTTGCAGTTACAGGAACATCAGCAACTCACTAACTACCAGCTCGtcctgcaacaacaacagcatgaaagtattataaatataacatcatcatcagccgGAGCACCAGTATCAGCAGCCCAACCTCAAATCAAGTCAGAGTTGCCGCATGCATTTGAAGCTGCAACCTTATCTAAGGCGActacagttgctgctgcttcacgAAAACCGAACACTAACAAGCCACAATTCAAGTGCGAGCAGTGCGGCATGACCTTTGGCAGCAAATCGGCGCACACTTCACATACCAAGTCGCACGCCAAGAACACGGATATGGCCTTGAGCTTAAAGGGTAGTGGTGCCTTGGGTACAGGAGCTACAGCCCTGCCCATTGAACTGAACGATGCGGGTCTACCAATAGGCATTCCAAAGAGTCCGACCATCAAGCCAATGGCAAATGTGGCAGCTGGAGCTGATCCATATCAATGCAACGTATGCCAGAAAACATTTGCTGTGCCCGCACGATTG ATTCGACATTACCGGACGCACACCGGCGAGCGTCCGTTCGAGTGCGAGTTCTGCCATAAATTGTTCAGTGTCAAGGAGAACCTGCAGGTGCACAGACGCATCCACACAAAGGAGCGACCATACAAGTGCGATGTCTGTGGACGTGCGTTCGAACACTCTGGAAAGCTGCATCGCCATATGCGTATACACACAGGCGAGCGTCCTCACAAGTGTTCCGTGTGCGATAAGACATTTATACAATCCGGCCAATTGGTGATCCATATGCGCACGCACACTGGCGAGAAGCCCTACAAGTGCCCGGAGGCAGGATGTGGCAAAGGATTCACCTGCTCCAAACAACTCAAAGTGCACTCACGCACTCACACTGGAGAGAAACCCTATCACTGTGACATATGCTTCCGTGATTTTGGCTATAATCATGTACTCAAATTACATAGAGTTCAACATTACGGCGCCAAGTGCTACAAATGCACTATTTGCGACGAGACctttaaaaacaagaaagaaatgGAAGCCCATATCAAAGGTCATGCCAATGAAATTCCCGATGACGAGGTTGAGGggtcagcggcagcagcgagCAGTAGCTCTACTTCTTCCACCTCTGTTATCAGCAATTCGGAGAGCAGCAATAACTCGCCACCCGGCTCACCCCAAGCTGTGAAAAAGTCACGTCAATCACGTAGCATTAAAGTAGCAGCAGTCGTAGCTGCTgagccatcgccatcgccatcgcggTCGCCTTTCTCGCCAAGCTCAATCAGTTCTACATACTCGCCATTAAGCAGCCGGGCATCGCCTCAACCACAGCTTGTTGCGACGTCAGTGACAACCGAGCCGGAAGCCCTCAGTTGTGACAGCGGCGTTTCCAGTGCTCAGCACGTGCACAACTACCCGGATGAGGAGTTGCCCACAGATCTTAGCATGCAGCAGCCCCCTTCACAGATGATGTATtatcaacagcagccaccGGCGATAGGTTTACCCTGTTTAGTGGATTTACAAACGCCGCCACAGCATTCATCGGTATCTGGCTTAACTATTAATCCTGCACTCCTTGAGGCGGCCAGCATTGCACGTCTGGATCATGACAACGACTTGGATGACAGAAAAAATACGAACAGTAATGCACATGACCACAACGAAGACGAGAACGATGTACAAACAGCCGCTTGGCAAATGATGCAGCTGCGCCGTGGACATGGAGTCAGCCCAACATCGACAGCCTCACCTCCTTCCACGCAAAATTCTAATCAATCTACTATGCAATTGAATGATTTGTCCGCTAATTATGATGATGCCCACGAGGCAAATGTGCTCATCGATCATTTCAAGCGCGGTGATTTGGCACGTCATGGACTCCATAAAGGCTATGCACCAGTACCAAAATATGA ATCTGCCCTACCCAACTCGGACATTGTACGTCGCGTTGAGGCAGCCATTGGCTTGCGATCTAGTACAGAATCGCCGGAGCGCAGCTCGTCTCCTGAGAGCGATTCCTTAATGATGGCTGATCGCAATGTGATGACATTGCCGCTACGCAAGCGAAAGCATTACATGAACGAGGGCGAGCCCACCATTGGGATCAGCAGAAGCAGTGGCGAAAGTGCTGCCACCATTACATCCGTTGTACCATCGTCATCAGTGACGCCAGATGCCACCAATGGCGCCAAGGTGATGCGTATGAGCTCCGTCATACAATTTGCCAAGGCATCGTAA
- the LOC133834887 gene encoding LOW QUALITY PROTEIN: prefoldin subunit 1 (The sequence of the model RefSeq protein was modified relative to this genomic sequence to represent the inferred CDS: deleted 1 base in 1 codon) codes for MAQMDLELKKAFTEMQINKLDTTKKINMIDMKCDMVKTGKQTYTLTEKGTSSLSDDTKVYLSVGRMFLLTDVQNMRDELKTKQDKCDKAIELLEKKKEFLQKSLKDQEDGLRELVQQRKEADATTK; via the exons ATGGCACAAATGGATTTGGAATTGAAAAAG GCATTTACTGAGatgcaaattaacaaattggACACTACGAAGAAGATAAACATGATTGATATGAAGTGTGATATGGTGAAGACAGGTAAACAGACGTATACGCTAACTGAGAAAGGAACCAGCAGTTTATCGGACGACACAAA AGTATATTTGTCTGTTGGCCGTATGTTTCTGTTGACAGATGTGCAAAATATGCGTGACGAGCTAAAGACCAAGCAGGACAAATGCGACAAGGCAATTGAACTgcttgaa aaaaagaaggaattTCTACAAAAGTCACTGAAGGATCAAGAAGATGGTCTGCGCGAGCTTGTGCAACAGCGTAAGGAAGCGGACgcaacaactaaataa
- the LOC133834888 gene encoding uncharacterized protein LOC133834888 produces the protein MWACFKMTDFSMDNILRSFRKMRMNKSLGQTSQPLVQYNHHQQLPVKQSLRDLKKIIKILKKHVIKQKISRKMKILV, from the coding sequence ATGTGGGCATGCTTTAAGATGACCGATTTTTCAATGGACAATATCTTAAGATCATTCAGAAAAATGCGCATGAATAAGTCATTAGGTCAGACCAGTCAACCCCTCGTCCAATATAACCACCATCAACAACTCCCCGTTAAACAGTCTTTAAgggatttaaaaaaaattattaaaattcttaaaaaacaTGTTATCAAGCAAAAGATTTCTCGCAAAATGAAGATTCTAGTTTAA
- the LOC133834883 gene encoding Krueppel homolog 1 isoform X1, whose translation MTEAQIGKKSWSAKQNGIKDTFTKSCKDLKDISKVKPSVKVSPKKTNRKDSSNNMVYYSANQLLIKTEQPNQSQYCIQTPLITTSSGIGSSLAPTNGNEHYELLQTPQQRQLQLQEHQQLTNYQLVLQQQQHESIINITSSSAGAPVSAAQPQIKSELPHAFEAATLSKATTVAAASRKPNTNKPQFKCEQCGMTFGSKSAHTSHTKSHAKNTDMALSLKGSGALGTGATALPIELNDAGLPIGIPKSPTIKPMANVAAGADPYQCNVCQKTFAVPARLIRHYRTHTGERPFECEFCHKLFSVKENLQVHRRIHTKERPYKCDVCGRAFEHSGKLHRHMRIHTGERPHKCSVCDKTFIQSGQLVIHMRTHTGEKPYKCPEAGCGKGFTCSKQLKVHSRTHTGEKPYHCDICFRDFGYNHVLKLHRVQHYGAKCYKCTICDETFKNKKEMEAHIKGHANEIPDDEVEGSAAAASSSSTSSTSVISNSESSNNSPPGSPQAVKKSRQSRSIKVAAVVAAEPSPSPSRSPFSPSSISSTYSPLSSRASPQPQLVATSVTTEPEALSCDSGVSSAQHVHNYPDEELPTDLSMQQPPSQMMYYQQQPPAIGLPCLVDLQTPPQHSSVSGLTINPALLEAASIARLDHDNDLDDRKNTNSNAHDHNEDENDVQTAAWQMMQLRRGHGVSPTSTASPPSTQNSNQSTMQLNDLSANYDDAHEANVLIDHFKRGDLARHGLHKGYAPVPKYESALPNSDIVRRVEAAIGLRSSTESPERSSSPESDSLMMADRNVMTLPLRKRKHYMNEGEPTIGISRSSGESAATITSVVPSSSVTPDATNGAKVMRMSSVIQFAKAS comes from the exons ATGACTGAAGCCCAAATCGGAAAAAAGTCTTGGTCAGCCAAGCAAAACGGAATAAAGGACACATTTACTAAGTCATGCAAGGATCTCAAGGATATATCTAAAGTTAAGCCAAGCGTTAAAGTTTCACCAAAAAAGACAAACCGAAAAG ATTCATCCAACAATATGGTGTACTACTCAGCTAATCAGTTGCTGATAAAGACAGAGCAACCCAACCAGTCACAGTATTGCATTCAGACACCGCTCATTACGACGAGCAGTGGTATTGGGAGTAGCTTAGCCCCGACTAACGGGAATGAGCATTACGAGCTGTTGCAGACACCACAGCAACGACAGTTGCAGTTACAGGAACATCAGCAACTCACTAACTACCAGCTCGtcctgcaacaacaacagcatgaaagtattataaatataacatcatcatcagccgGAGCACCAGTATCAGCAGCCCAACCTCAAATCAAGTCAGAGTTGCCGCATGCATTTGAAGCTGCAACCTTATCTAAGGCGActacagttgctgctgcttcacgAAAACCGAACACTAACAAGCCACAATTCAAGTGCGAGCAGTGCGGCATGACCTTTGGCAGCAAATCGGCGCACACTTCACATACCAAGTCGCACGCCAAGAACACGGATATGGCCTTGAGCTTAAAGGGTAGTGGTGCCTTGGGTACAGGAGCTACAGCCCTGCCCATTGAACTGAACGATGCGGGTCTACCAATAGGCATTCCAAAGAGTCCGACCATCAAGCCAATGGCAAATGTGGCAGCTGGAGCTGATCCATATCAATGCAACGTATGCCAGAAAACATTTGCTGTGCCCGCACGATTG ATTCGACATTACCGGACGCACACCGGCGAGCGTCCGTTCGAGTGCGAGTTCTGCCATAAATTGTTCAGTGTCAAGGAGAACCTGCAGGTGCACAGACGCATCCACACAAAGGAGCGACCATACAAGTGCGATGTCTGTGGACGTGCGTTCGAACACTCTGGAAAGCTGCATCGCCATATGCGTATACACACAGGCGAGCGTCCTCACAAGTGTTCCGTGTGCGATAAGACATTTATACAATCCGGCCAATTGGTGATCCATATGCGCACGCACACTGGCGAGAAGCCCTACAAGTGCCCGGAGGCAGGATGTGGCAAAGGATTCACCTGCTCCAAACAACTCAAAGTGCACTCACGCACTCACACTGGAGAGAAACCCTATCACTGTGACATATGCTTCCGTGATTTTGGCTATAATCATGTACTCAAATTACATAGAGTTCAACATTACGGCGCCAAGTGCTACAAATGCACTATTTGCGACGAGACctttaaaaacaagaaagaaatgGAAGCCCATATCAAAGGTCATGCCAATGAAATTCCCGATGACGAGGTTGAGGggtcagcggcagcagcgagCAGTAGCTCTACTTCTTCCACCTCTGTTATCAGCAATTCGGAGAGCAGCAATAACTCGCCACCCGGCTCACCCCAAGCTGTGAAAAAGTCACGTCAATCACGTAGCATTAAAGTAGCAGCAGTCGTAGCTGCTgagccatcgccatcgccatcgcggTCGCCTTTCTCGCCAAGCTCAATCAGTTCTACATACTCGCCATTAAGCAGCCGGGCATCGCCTCAACCACAGCTTGTTGCGACGTCAGTGACAACCGAGCCGGAAGCCCTCAGTTGTGACAGCGGCGTTTCCAGTGCTCAGCACGTGCACAACTACCCGGATGAGGAGTTGCCCACAGATCTTAGCATGCAGCAGCCCCCTTCACAGATGATGTATtatcaacagcagccaccGGCGATAGGTTTACCCTGTTTAGTGGATTTACAAACGCCGCCACAGCATTCATCGGTATCTGGCTTAACTATTAATCCTGCACTCCTTGAGGCGGCCAGCATTGCACGTCTGGATCATGACAACGACTTGGATGACAGAAAAAATACGAACAGTAATGCACATGACCACAACGAAGACGAGAACGATGTACAAACAGCCGCTTGGCAAATGATGCAGCTGCGCCGTGGACATGGAGTCAGCCCAACATCGACAGCCTCACCTCCTTCCACGCAAAATTCTAATCAATCTACTATGCAATTGAATGATTTGTCCGCTAATTATGATGATGCCCACGAGGCAAATGTGCTCATCGATCATTTCAAGCGCGGTGATTTGGCACGTCATGGACTCCATAAAGGCTATGCACCAGTACCAAAATATGA ATCTGCCCTACCCAACTCGGACATTGTACGTCGCGTTGAGGCAGCCATTGGCTTGCGATCTAGTACAGAATCGCCGGAGCGCAGCTCGTCTCCTGAGAGCGATTCCTTAATGATGGCTGATCGCAATGTGATGACATTGCCGCTACGCAAGCGAAAGCATTACATGAACGAGGGCGAGCCCACCATTGGGATCAGCAGAAGCAGTGGCGAAAGTGCTGCCACCATTACATCCGTTGTACCATCGTCATCAGTGACGCCAGATGCCACCAATGGCGCCAAGGTGATGCGTATGAGCTCCGTCATACAATTTGCCAAGGCATCGTAA
- the LOC133834884 gene encoding LOW QUALITY PROTEIN: prolactin regulatory element-binding protein (The sequence of the model RefSeq protein was modified relative to this genomic sequence to represent the inferred CDS: deleted 1 base in 1 codon), which produces MAPTRRPSDGLLARVNFPLYAVDMLTSRHILVAGGGGSSKTGVANGFEIYELYHNGSHFCAEEVLRHETGANVVMNFAVRNSGRRAYLCAGQEAHCQMYFVQPQLDITSDASMDKKQTQSDHSHENGVRHRGVQPHSGVETLSNGNNCHPPTAADILKQFQRLQFDIQAADVIQTDFLSNGEPLQRVVRISSNGRLMATGGTDGQLRVWTFPQMQLSTSWPAHNKEIDDLDFSPDCKYIVSISKDAQGIVWDLSTGKQQHKLKWQTQEGNKYLFKRCRYGTVEGHKDNYRLFTVTNPLGKVGKQRGFVQQWDCKNGELRVAASVDESLSSLAVRDDGRFVAVGTMFSGSVSIYIAFSLQRVLHIPHAHSMFVTGLQFLPITNEEGPPISSDTEAAVLSISVDNKVCIHSLPQRKTIPAWLAVVFMVIMIFIVLVLCSYIGI; this is translated from the exons ATGGCTCCTACACGCAGGCCTAGTGATGGACTATTGGCCCGTGTCAACTTTCCTTTGTATGCGGTCGATATGCTTACCAGTCGGCATATCTTGGTTGCTGGCGGCGGTGGTTCCAGCAAAACTGGCGTAGCAAATGGCTTT GAAATATACGAACTTTATCACAACGGCAGTCACTTTTGTGCGGAGGAGGTTTTGCGCCACGAAACAGGTGCCAACGTAGTTATGAATTTTGCAGTGCGAAATAGTGGACGACGAGCGTACTTGTGTGCTGGTCAAGAGGCGCATTGTCAAATGTACTTCGTCCAGCCACAGCTCGATATAACGAGCGACGCAAGTAtggacaaaaaacaaactcaaagCGATCATTCCCATGAGAATGGGGTTCGTCATCGAGGTGTTCAACCACACTCTGGAGTCGAAACGCTATCTAATGGAAACAACTGTCAtccgccaacagcagcagacatACTAAAGCAATTTCAGCGTCTACAATTTGACATTCAAGCTGCGGATGTAATTCAAACGGATTTTCTAAGTAACGGTGAACCACTGCAACGAGTGGTTCGCATAAGTAGTAATGGTCGCCTGATGGCCACTGGTGGTACCGACGGGCAACTGCGTGTTTGGACATTTCCACAAATGCAACTGAGCACATCATGGCCTGCTCATAATAAGGAAATTGACGATCTAGATTTTAGT CCAGATTGTAAATATATCGTCAGTATTTCTAAGGATGCCCAGGGTATAGTCTGGGATCTGAGCACAGGAAAACAACAGCACAAACTGAAATGGCAAACACAGGAAGGAAATAAGTATTTGTTTAAACGTTGTCGTTATGGCACCGTGGAGGGTCATAAAGACAACTACAGACTTTTCACAGTTACCAATCCTCTGGGGAAAGTAGGCAAGCAACGGGGCTTTGTGCAGCAATGGGATTGTAAGAATGGTGAATTGCGGGTGGCTGCATCTGTTGACGAGAGCTTGTCTTCGTTGGCAGTCAGAGATGATGGACGATTCGTCGCTGTCGGCACAATGTTCTCCGGCAGcgtatctatatatatagcatttaGCTTACAG CGAGTGCTTCACATTCCACATGCTCACTCCATGTTTGTCACCGGGCTGCAATTTCTTCCTATTACAAATGAAGAGGGACCGCCTATTTCCAGTGACACCGAAGCAGCCGTACTCTCAATATCAGTGGACAATAAAGTTTGCATTCACAGTCTACCCCAGCGGA AAACAATCCCCGCATGGCTTGCAGTTGTCTTCATGGTAATTATGATATTTATCGTGCTTGTACTTTGTTCCTACATAGGCATCTGA
- the LOC133834886 gene encoding protein-lysine N-methyltransferase CG9154, which produces MDDDDTSLPADTLAILQQFLAERTQREHDEQQLMINVSGLDAHFEEDWQLSQFWYSVETKRAIGDALAKIAKEHDNTSCFRIALLSCPSLYATIKKLHSNVNIFEYDKRFAAYGTDFVHYDYNAVDSNKDYLSHQNQCYDLIIADPPFLSEECMRKMSKIVNNLQRRSDSKIVFCSGEVVEPWLTAYLPVHKCRFQPQHERNLGNEFVTYANFNFDEYFDIK; this is translated from the exons ATGGATGATGATGACACTTCACTGCCAGCTGATACATTGGCTATTCTCCAACAATTTCTGGCAGAACGTACGCAGCGTGAGCATGATGAACAACAACTTATGATAAACGTGTCTGGATTAGATGCACATTTCGAAGAGGATTGG CAACTCAGTCAGTTTTGGTACAGTGTCGAAACAAAACGAGCAATTGGCGATGCTTTAGCTAAAATTGCCAAAGAACACGATAACACATCATGTTTCCGGATAGCTTTATTATCATGTCCATCGCTCTACGCAACGataaaaaaattgcattcgaATG TCAATATATTCGAATACGATAAACGATTCGCTGCTTATGGAACCGATTTTGTGCATTATGATTATAATGCTGTAGATAGCAATAAGGATTACCTAAGTCATCAAAATCAATGCTACGATTTGATAATTGCGGATCCACCCTTTCTATCCGAAGAATGCATGAGGAAGATGTCCAAAATAGTAAATAACTTACAACGCCGAAGCGattcaaaaattgtattttgttctGGTGAAGTTGTTGAACCTTGGTTGACTGCCTATTTGCCAGTTCACAAATGTCGCTTCCAACCACAACATGAACGCAATTTGGGTAACGAATTTGTTACTTATGCAAACTTTAATTTCGATGAATACTTTGATATTAAATAA